Proteins encoded by one window of Deltaproteobacteria bacterium:
- a CDS encoding VOC family protein — MLLVQALDHFVVPVNDIVAAEDFYVDVFGGKIVKRNGLNVRSQSLGPHTFIDVAGKRIGVYLQKEERGQAATPRGTPTYSFTTTSAGLRQVIGTLEARGIKYEGPVAKAHPFAASTVFFADPAGNNFAIYVPNDDDGGSAPTSERLTGVGYLQLEAPNLDSSIKFYEQVLGFSLLGRGRDARSDHAQATLRMASGQILLLTETAFASKGFPMSRLIPGPHLGFYVAPEQWRDALAQLERLNIPNGDRGVEAKGRTPGGTAGTYMDDPAGYVIQYITEGMN; from the coding sequence ATGTTATTGGTTCAAGCGTTGGATCATTTTGTCGTGCCGGTCAACGATATTGTCGCGGCGGAGGATTTTTATGTCGATGTCTTTGGCGGTAAGATCGTCAAGCGCAACGGCCTCAATGTGCGGTCGCAAAGTCTCGGGCCGCACACGTTTATCGACGTCGCCGGCAAGCGCATCGGTGTTTATCTTCAAAAAGAAGAGCGCGGTCAGGCGGCAACGCCGCGCGGTACACCGACGTATTCGTTTACGACCACCAGCGCTGGTTTGCGGCAAGTAATCGGTACGCTGGAGGCACGTGGAATTAAATATGAAGGGCCGGTGGCGAAGGCTCACCCCTTTGCCGCATCGACGGTTTTCTTCGCCGATCCGGCCGGCAACAATTTCGCTATCTACGTGCCGAACGATGACGATGGCGGTTCGGCTCCGACTTCTGAAAGATTAACGGGTGTCGGCTATCTCCAATTGGAAGCGCCCAATCTCGATAGTTCGATAAAATTTTATGAACAAGTGCTAGGATTCAGTTTGCTCGGCCGCGGCCGCGATGCGCGTTCGGATCACGCGCAAGCAACCCTGCGCATGGCCAGCGGTCAAATTCTTTTGCTGACCGAGACCGCTTTCGCCTCCAAAGGCTTTCCCATGAGCCGGTTGATCCCAGGCCCGCATTTAGGTTTCTACGTGGCGCCCGAGCAGTGGCGCGACGCCTTGGCGCAACTCGAGCGCTTGAATATTCCCAACGGCGACCGCGGTGTCGAAGCCAAAGGGCGCACGCCCGGCGGCACCGCCGGGACTTACATGGACGATCCGGCGGGTTATGTGATTCAGTACATTACCGAAGGGATGAATTGA
- a CDS encoding hemerythrin domain-containing protein — protein MRHPSLVPLSHDHHHGLALALRCRKQALGQLKPLGAAGLRQRAQEFLEFYRNYLVAHFRAEEEVLFPLLRVSVPGSEAMLDELIGQHGQLSQAATRLETGTGLAKLIFDIGDLLERHIRKEERDLFPLFEAHIDAATAAAVGVELQKNLAASSGKVSSQ, from the coding sequence ATGCGCCATCCTAGTTTAGTTCCGTTATCCCACGATCATCACCATGGCCTCGCCCTGGCGCTGCGTTGCCGCAAGCAGGCGCTGGGACAATTGAAGCCTCTGGGCGCCGCCGGCCTGCGCCAACGTGCCCAAGAGTTTTTAGAGTTTTACCGAAATTATCTCGTCGCCCATTTTCGCGCCGAAGAAGAAGTCTTGTTCCCGCTGCTGCGCGTCTCCGTGCCGGGAAGCGAAGCCATGCTCGATGAATTGATCGGCCAGCATGGGCAACTTAGCCAAGCCGCAACCCGTCTGGAAACCGGCACTGGATTGGCTAAATTAATTTTCGATATTGGCGATCTGCTCGAACGGCATATCCGCAAGGAAGAGCGCGATCTGTTCCCGCTCTTCGAAGCGCATATCGATGCGGCTACGGCGGCAGCGGTCGGCGTGGAGTTACAAAAAAATCTCGCCGCAAGTAGCGGAAAGGTCAGTAGTCAGTAG
- a CDS encoding CoA transferase, translating to MAGALAGIKIIEAASYVTGPFASQLLADMGAEVIKVEEPKRGDPFRGWGERNYAATFCSLNRNKKSITLDFRTDEGRDILFQLLAGADAFIQNFRPGVLDKRRLGYDDLKQTNPRLVYCSISGFGPTGPYRDMPGYDTVGQARSGLLSLLTDPGKPQGMGISFSDHLTGMYACYGVLGALMNRMLTGLGQHVETSLLRASVSFIAENASRYFETGHVPRRKHRTTTAGVFAFEDQDGLAFVLHMSSPDKFWLGLFDVVGKPEWAQDPRFNNRKARVENYDALNELLGPIFRAGKRDDWLRRLIAKDVPAAPINTLDEVFADPQVQSYGFPVEVEHPQMGKMKLIGNAVDMSRTPPSIDRPPPMLGEHTEEILGSLGYDGGKISLLRNQGVI from the coding sequence ATGGCCGGTGCACTGGCAGGGATAAAAATTATCGAGGCGGCGAGTTATGTCACGGGGCCGTTCGCGTCGCAGTTGTTGGCGGATATGGGCGCGGAGGTGATCAAGGTCGAAGAGCCCAAGCGCGGCGATCCGTTTCGCGGTTGGGGCGAGCGCAACTACGCGGCGACTTTTTGCAGCCTCAACCGCAATAAGAAAAGTATCACCTTGGATTTTCGCACCGACGAGGGGCGCGACATTCTGTTTCAGTTACTCGCCGGCGCCGATGCCTTCATACAAAATTTTCGCCCCGGCGTATTGGACAAGCGTCGTTTGGGTTACGACGATCTCAAGCAAACCAATCCCAGGCTGGTCTACTGTTCGATCTCCGGTTTCGGACCGACCGGGCCCTATCGCGATATGCCGGGTTACGACACCGTGGGTCAAGCGCGCAGCGGTTTACTGAGCCTGCTCACCGATCCGGGCAAGCCTCAGGGCATGGGCATTTCTTTTTCCGATCATCTCACCGGCATGTACGCCTGCTACGGGGTGTTGGGCGCGCTGATGAACCGCATGCTCACCGGCCTAGGGCAGCATGTCGAGACTTCGCTGTTGCGCGCCTCGGTTTCCTTTATCGCGGAGAATGCCTCGCGCTATTTCGAAACCGGCCATGTGCCGCGCCGCAAGCATCGCACCACCACTGCCGGCGTGTTCGCCTTCGAAGACCAAGATGGCTTAGCCTTCGTGCTGCACATGTCTTCGCCGGATAAATTTTGGCTGGGCTTGTTCGATGTCGTCGGCAAACCGGAGTGGGCCCAGGACCCGCGCTTCAACAATCGCAAAGCGCGGGTGGAAAATTATGACGCGCTCAACGAATTGCTGGGGCCGATTTTTCGCGCCGGCAAACGCGATGATTGGCTGCGCCGCTTGATCGCCAAAGACGTTCCCGCCGCACCGATCAATACTCTCGACGAAGTGTTCGCCGATCCGCAGGTGCAGAGTTATGGCTTTCCTGTGGAAGTTGAGCACCCGCAGATGGGTAAGATGAAACTGATCGGCAACGCCGTCGACATGAGCCGTACGCCGCCGAGCATCGATCGCCCGCCGCCGATGCTGGGGGAACACACGGAAGAGATACTCGGGTCGCTCGGTTATGACGGTGGAAAAATCTCATTGCTGCGAAATCAAGGAGTGATCTAG
- a CDS encoding BrnT family toxin codes for MFSWDPQKALVNFAKHGISFEESATIFSDASGLDWEDLAHASQEKRYKRLGTSSEENILLVVYTVRRSKDEKETIRIISARWASRKERKAYAKPAN; via the coding sequence ATGTTTTCTTGGGACCCGCAAAAAGCGCTCGTCAACTTTGCGAAGCACGGCATCTCGTTCGAAGAGTCCGCCACCATTTTTTCAGATGCATCGGGTTTGGACTGGGAGGATTTGGCTCACGCCTCGCAGGAAAAAAGATACAAGCGGCTTGGGACATCGAGTGAAGAAAACATTTTGTTGGTAGTTTATACGGTTAGGAGATCGAAAGATGAAAAAGAAACGATCAGGATCATCAGCGCGCGATGGGCGAGCCGCAAAGAACGCAAAGCCTATGCTAAACCGGCAAATTGA
- a CDS encoding GAF domain-containing protein codes for MAKVNLKFLWDAFGEIRFSRAGYAYLIDRNGNLIAHRDASLVLKKTNLKSLAKVQSFLRSATADGSPAEEGVGIDGGRVLSSYAPVAGLAWAVVVEEPVEAALADLARLHRYGGLLLIASSLLGAWVIVWVSGKISKPIQALRRGAAIIAHGDLQHRVDIRSRDEIGQLADEFNKMAETVESSHAILEQKVAQRAGHISALYEVTRKVNQSMELERVLHDVVEQIIQLFHFDTTRIYLFDGERENLILTASFETYGDPWSGIQLFRKRRSVVGKVAESGEAIIIADVQNDPDYTELRESNVTRDVGFHFLGVLPIKTQDKILGVMAIHQRQARTLADDELRLLSSICEHIAVAVEKANLFNQVITRSRHLEALNTIGAAVSQSLNLDEVLDQAVDKIAKTLGFDAAWIYQVDNTDGLLHLKAFHGVVDAMAASMATRSVIGGVSGQVIASGERLVFEDIQNDESYRGLSLEGRVVSLGFGSAAAFPVKAKEKIIGTLHVANRSKHHFASEDLQLIESIAHQIGVATENAMLFAEVTAKTQELAVTNQELLDATRARSEFIAAMSHELRTPLNIVIGSSDLLRDGFFGDLSGEQKGAMEKISRNTRVLLKMINDVLTISRFDANRISLDIATVEVDEIIDQARAVVDQINRDNHLEVRWHIDRSIPPLVTDSLKLEEILQNLIGNAFKFTPRGHIEVRANHRPEQDRVEFVVADSGIGIPVEDQERIFNAFEQVKDGQTGHFNGVGLGLNIVRRYLDLMHGQISVESQPGQGSKFTVSVPRSLPLNS; via the coding sequence GTGGCCAAGGTCAATCTTAAGTTTCTCTGGGACGCCTTCGGCGAGATCCGTTTCAGCCGCGCCGGTTACGCCTATCTCATCGATCGCAACGGCAATCTCATCGCCCATCGCGACGCTTCCCTGGTGCTCAAGAAAACCAATCTGAAATCCTTGGCGAAAGTGCAATCGTTTCTGCGAAGCGCCACGGCGGACGGCAGTCCCGCCGAGGAAGGGGTGGGCATCGACGGCGGCCGCGTATTGAGCAGCTACGCGCCGGTTGCCGGCTTGGCGTGGGCCGTGGTGGTCGAAGAGCCAGTGGAAGCGGCCTTGGCCGATCTGGCGCGGCTGCATCGTTATGGCGGGTTGTTACTGATCGCCAGCTCCCTGCTCGGCGCCTGGGTGATCGTTTGGGTGAGCGGAAAAATTTCTAAACCGATCCAAGCGCTGCGCCGAGGCGCGGCGATCATCGCCCACGGCGATCTACAACATCGTGTCGATATTCGGAGCCGCGATGAAATCGGTCAGCTCGCCGATGAGTTCAACAAAATGGCCGAGACGGTGGAAAGTTCTCACGCAATCTTGGAGCAAAAGGTCGCGCAACGCGCCGGCCATATCTCGGCACTCTATGAGGTGACCCGCAAGGTCAATCAATCCATGGAGCTGGAACGGGTGCTCCATGATGTCGTCGAGCAAATCATCCAACTGTTTCATTTCGATACCACGCGGATTTACCTTTTCGACGGTGAACGAGAGAATCTCATCCTGACGGCTTCTTTTGAAACCTACGGCGATCCGTGGAGCGGTATTCAGCTGTTTCGCAAACGGCGCAGTGTGGTCGGCAAGGTGGCGGAAAGCGGTGAAGCGATTATTATCGCGGATGTTCAGAACGATCCGGATTACACCGAGCTGCGCGAAAGCAATGTCACCCGCGATGTCGGGTTTCATTTTCTCGGTGTCTTGCCGATCAAGACCCAAGACAAAATCTTGGGTGTGATGGCGATCCATCAACGGCAAGCGCGAACCCTCGCCGACGACGAGCTGCGATTGCTATCGTCCATCTGTGAACATATCGCGGTGGCGGTGGAGAAGGCGAATCTATTCAATCAGGTGATCACCCGTTCGCGCCATCTCGAAGCGTTGAACACCATCGGCGCGGCGGTCAGTCAATCGCTCAATTTGGATGAAGTCCTCGATCAAGCCGTCGACAAAATCGCCAAGACTTTGGGTTTCGACGCCGCCTGGATTTATCAAGTCGACAACACCGACGGACTGCTGCACCTAAAAGCGTTTCACGGCGTCGTCGATGCCATGGCGGCGAGCATGGCGACGCGCTCGGTGATTGGCGGCGTCAGCGGCCAGGTGATCGCCAGCGGCGAGAGGCTAGTGTTTGAAGATATTCAGAACGATGAGAGTTACCGCGGCCTGAGCCTCGAAGGCCGGGTGGTCTCTTTGGGTTTTGGCAGTGCCGCGGCTTTTCCGGTCAAAGCCAAAGAGAAAATCATCGGTACCTTGCATGTCGCCAACCGGTCTAAGCACCATTTCGCGTCCGAGGATTTGCAACTGATCGAATCGATCGCCCATCAAATCGGCGTAGCCACGGAAAATGCCATGCTGTTCGCCGAGGTTACCGCCAAGACCCAGGAACTTGCCGTGACCAACCAGGAGTTGCTCGACGCGACGCGGGCGCGCTCCGAGTTCATCGCGGCGATGTCCCATGAGTTGCGCACGCCGCTCAATATCGTGATCGGCAGTTCTGACTTGCTGCGTGACGGCTTTTTTGGCGATCTCAGCGGCGAGCAGAAGGGCGCCATGGAAAAGATCTCGCGCAACACCCGGGTGCTGCTCAAGATGATCAACGACGTGCTGACGATCTCACGCTTCGACGCCAATCGGATCTCATTGGACATCGCCACCGTCGAGGTCGATGAGATCATCGACCAGGCCCGCGCCGTGGTCGATCAAATCAATCGCGACAATCATCTCGAAGTGCGCTGGCATATCGACCGGTCGATTCCACCCTTGGTAACCGATTCGCTGAAACTCGAAGAGATTTTGCAAAACTTGATCGGTAACGCTTTCAAATTCACCCCCAGGGGGCATATCGAAGTGCGTGCCAATCATCGGCCGGAGCAGGACCGCGTCGAATTTGTCGTGGCGGATAGCGGTATCGGCATTCCAGTCGAAGATCAGGAGCGAATCTTTAACGCCTTCGAGCAAGTCAAAGACGGCCAAACCGGCCACTTCAACGGCGTCGGCCTCGGCCTCAATATCGTCCGGCGCTACTTGGATCTCATGCATGGGCAGATCTCGGTGGAAAGTCAGCCCGGCCAGGGTTCCAAATTTACCGTCTCGGTGCCACGTTCGCTGCCGTTAAATTCTTAA
- a CDS encoding cupin domain-containing protein — protein MILSRNADVKGVIVKSIEGKPMYGGDLVVKPLIKGDEMTFLEIHYTPGVGAPLHVHQHESLAYVVRGKVKMTVGSENYVLGPGDVCRHPKGIAHGVEAIEASVVVEIKSPAPDIATFLGM, from the coding sequence ATGATTTTATCCAGAAACGCCGATGTCAAAGGCGTCATCGTCAAATCCATCGAAGGCAAACCGATGTACGGCGGCGACCTGGTGGTGAAACCGCTGATCAAAGGCGATGAGATGACGTTTTTGGAAATCCATTACACCCCAGGCGTCGGCGCGCCTCTGCATGTACACCAACATGAGTCTCTCGCCTACGTCGTCAGAGGCAAAGTCAAAATGACCGTCGGCAGCGAGAACTATGTTCTCGGCCCCGGCGACGTCTGCCGCCATCCCAAAGGCATCGCCCACGGCGTCGAAGCCATCGAAGCGTCGGTCGTCGTCGAGATCAAATCGCCGGCGCCGGACATCGCCACCTTCCTAGGCATGTAA